Part of the Chloroflexota bacterium genome, CGGGGTGCGAAAGATTGCTGGCATTGCCGTGAAACCAGAGGATGGTCACGTCCGTGCGGCCGGGGACGTACCAGCCATGCAGCCGCCCCTCCTCCCCAAAACGAACTTCCTCATAGGCAAGGCCGAAGTCTGCGGGGGTTGTATAGGTCTGATAATCGGGAAAATAGATGAAGGCGTCTTCCAACCGCATGACCCGCGCCAGCACGACGAGCCCGGCCAGAAGGACCACTACGATGAGAAAGCCTGTGCCCATATTCCGCATTGTCTTTATGAATGAAACAAGGATTGGCATACAGCTATAGAATCATCATACTAGAGGAGGATAGACGTGGTGCTCTTGTGCGGCGGATTGCGGAGACTAGGGCAGCGCAATCCCTCTTCAATCCGGCGTGGTGTGCGGAAGGCAGTGGAACTGTGAATCCTGAAGCGGACATGGAATCCAAAGATTGGCGAACCTTACCAGCCTACTCTGTCAGTGAGGCTGCGAAACTGGCGGGTACGACAGCGCCTACCGTGAGACGTTGGATTTGGGGCAACGAAATTGCGCCCGTGTTCGGTAGGCAGTCTGCTTCTGCGGGTCAACCGGCGACAATCTCCTTTCTCATGCTGGCGGAAATCCTCGTGGCCGTTAGGTTCCGGCGCAGAAACATAAAGTTGGAGACAGTGCGCCAGGCGCACACCTTTGCCTGCGATTTTCTCAAAGTGTTACATCCATTCGCCTTCAGCGAATTCGACACCCTTGGCGGCCATATAATGCATGAGTTCTCGCTGCAGACCGGTGAGCCGGCACTGTACCGCGCTCTGGATACAGAAGGCATGCAGGCAGCTTTGCCCATGCCCGTCTTGGAGCGGTTTCTGCAGTTGGACTTCATCGAAGAGCGTGGACTTGCCGCGCGCTGGTTCCCGCTCGGCCGCGACGTGCCCGTCGTCGTGGACCCTCGCTTTGCTGCCGGCCGACCTTCTATCGCGGGCAGTGGAATCCGGGCAGAGACCATTCTAACGCGATTCTTCGAGGGTCATGAGAGCATCAGTGCAATCGCCGATGACTTCGAGCTAGACGACAAGGTGATCGAACTGATCATCCAACACGAGAAGGCCCTTGCGGCGTGATCCTGTTCTTCGATGAGGATATGGGCACGGCCATACCCAGGTTTCTAAGGGGCGCTGATAGGGATGTAGATGTTCGCTGGCTCCGCGCGCAGTTTCCTAACGAGAGTGACCCACGCCGCCAGGACGTAGAGTGGTTAGCGGAGGCGGGACGACAGGGCTGGTTAGTCATCTCGTGCAACAAGCGAATGCTCTCGGTGATATATGAACGCCAAGCGATTCTTCAGCACAAAGTAGGCATTGTCTACTTTGCAAGTGGTCAGGTCGGGCGGCTCCCGATGATGCGCGCGCTTCTCCGCAAATGGGACTGGCTCAAGGCTGCGGACCTATCTGAACCTCGACCGTTTGCCTACTACCTCTATGCCAGCGGTCGGACTCGGCAGCTAAGCCTCGAGACTAGGCGAGTACCGATTCAGGGCCCGGAGTCTGCCGGTGCCAACTGCCCTACCCCCGGTCGGGCTGACAGGGGTATGTAGATGTCATTCCGAGCGCAGCGTCGAACAGGGTTCGCGGAATCTAGGGCCATGCCACATGTCGCAAGAAAGGCTCAGCACCTTAGATTCCGCGCTCTTAGCGACACTTCGCTGCGCTTCGTTCGGAATGACATGTGAAGTCGATTATAGAATACATACCCCTGTCAGCCCCGGTCGGGGATGTGCTGGTTGGCATGCCAGAAGGAATCTTCAGGCACCGGCTCCGGGGACTGCTGCATCGAGTTGAAGTCCTTGAGCGCCGGGCGCACGTCGTCTTCCCAGATGTCCTCAATGTCGGCAAACGTCAGAGTCTTGCGCGTCGGCTGCACACGGTCGTACTCCGCCACAAGTTCGTTAGCGGCTGCGCCGAGGCTTGCCACGATGTCGGCACTCATGCGTTCGCCGGCGCGGCGGTCGGATGCAGTGGCGTCATCGCCCATGGCAAAGTGCGGCCCCGGGGTACCGGCCGGCGGAATGCGGGTGAGGTCCACGCCGCCCGGCGTCACCGCCCACAGCAGCGATGTCTCGCCGCGGCCGGCGTGACCGCCCATGCCCGCATCGTCCTCGAAGCGCGACTCTTCCGTGCCCATGCCAATCGGCATATGGCAGTGCAGCCGGGTCGCCACGTGCCGCTGCATGATCTCCAAGAACACCGGAATGTCCGGGCTATGGGGGCCGGCGTGACCGGAGAAGATGATGGCGCCATGAAAGCCATGGGCGTCCACGGCACGGATGTGGTAGCTCATGTTCTTGAAGAACATCCACGGCGGGATGGACGTGAGCCACGTGCGGTTATTGCCGATGGTGCGGTCCCCCCAGTTGGCGGACGTCCCCGCCTCGTGATTGTGCCAATACGTGGTCGGCATCACGATCCCGCCGTATTGTTCCGCCGCCTGGCGCATATGGCCTTCGGGCCGCAACGCATCACACCCCACCACGTTCTGCGGCCCGTGCGGCTCGCACAACCCATACGGCATGTACACCACCGGAAACGCCGCCACCGCCGCTTCCAACTCATCCCGGAACATCAATTCCCAACGCACTTCTCGCTGTTTCATGATCATAGGCTCCTCGGGGTATGCTAGTTTGTCCTGCTTAATCGGCTTTTTGGTCAGTCACTCCACTATGCGTGTAAAAGCCTGGCAAAGTCCAGAACTACAATTCAGTCCAATCCTCTCGACTATACAAGGTCTGACACCGACCCAATGGTCATATCCGGACGAACTGTGGTCCCGTCCGGCAGCCCTCTACCTTGTGTGTCCACCCACACGGCATAGATGCCCACCTGCTGCGCGCCGCGAATATCGAACTCCAGGTTGTCCCCAACCATCCAAGCATCGGCAGGCTCCGCGCCAAGGGCGCCAAGGGCATGGCGAAATGCTCGCTCGTCCGGCTTGCCGATCCCTAATTCCCCCTCAATTTGGATGTGGTCGAAGTAGCCCGCCAGGAAGAACCGCTCAATCTTGGCTCGCTGCATCTCGGTATTGCCGTTTGTTAGCAGACCCAAGCTAATGTCTGTCATATGGAGCCGCAGCAGCGTAGTGAAGGCTCCTGGAAACGGTCGCATCGCCTCATCCCTGATTTGATTGTACCGCTCAACCATGCGGGTGATGAGCGGCGAATCGGGAACATTGAATGCGTCCAAGGCCCTCAGCAAGATGTCTCGCCTGGCCTGCAACATGTGAAGACGACCCAGGCGCGCACGCTCCATGTCGCTCCAATACCAGTCCCGGGCCTGCAGGACGGCAGGCTGGAGTTCCTCTGCAGTCACGTCTCCCAGACTGGCGGCAAACTCGCGGCAGAGCTGGAGCCACGCCAAATCGGGATCGCTGTAAGAATCAATGATCGTGTCGTCGAGATCGAGAAGAAGTGCTTTGGGCAGATCCTTCATGTGGGCAATTATAGTTGTGCGGACAGGATGAAGCCAGAGGAATGGTAACTACGGTGCGGATTGAGGGCGCGGCGACACGCTGCCTCGGCGTTCGGCTATACTGCACAGAACAGCGCCACTCCAAGCAAGTACGTTTGGGCAAAAATGAAGCGTGTTACGCGAAGGACTTTCCGGTAGTCTTGCAGTATCTGGTGATTTAGCATGGCGCATTCTGCCTGATGAAAGCACCTCGTAGCAAAGCAAGAGAGCATGGTCGACTATGGTTTCCTTAGCGTACGATGACGCAAACAGCGTTTACGATTTTGAGACAGCGGAATTGAAGGGTTCGCTGCGGGCGCAGTCGCCGGATCCGCAGATGGATATTCGGCATGGGATCAGCGATTTGGTGCACAAGCCGAGTGGAGTCTCCATCATTCATCCCAAGTATTCGGCGCTCAATCTGTTTCGGTTGTTCGCGACTCATACGGGTCTGGGGGAACCGCGCCTGTTCGAGCGCACCGTAAGCGTGGACGGCGACACGCTGACCGTGCACTGGGGCCCCGCCGACGAGCACTTTGCCAGCATCGAGGCCGTTTACCAGGTCAAGGAACCCAACCTCATCGACCTGACGATCACGGTCTGCGCCGAGGCGACGTACGAGAGCTACGAGATCTTCCTGTCGAATTACTTCGACCCGCCGCTGCTGGCGCACGTCTACCTGGCGACGGAGCGCTACACGCGCGAGCCGGGGTCTGAAGAGTTGATCGCGCCGCAGGAAAACCCGGTCTTCAAAGGCATGGGGCTGGTGTACACGCGGGATGCCCACGCGGCGCGGCGCTGTGTGGACGGCCGCTGGGAGCGCAAAGAGATGGGACACCCGACGGCGCAGTTTCGCCCCCAGCGTGAGTATGCCGTGCCGGTGGCGTTTCAGGCCGATATGGAGAAGCGCGTGGCTGCAGTGCTGATGTCGCGGCCCGAGGAGTGCTTTGCCGTCACGAGCGGCTACAACACCGACGACCCGGAAGACGCCTGGAAGGTGCAGAACCCGCTTTACCTGTCTCTGTTTGGCAGCGACTTCGTGCCGGGAACGGAGCGTACGGCCCACGTGCGGTTGGCGATTACGGCGCTGGACGACGACATGTCGCAGCCGTTGGCGTTGTACCGGCAGTTTCTGGCGGACGTGGGGTGATGAAGCTGAGGGGGGGGGCAGCGGATTAGCTGAGGCCTCTCGTGGGCCAATTGGGAATTCTGGATTTGACGGCAGGCGACTCCACCGTCACTTCCGCAGGGCTGAACACGAGGAGGAAAGAGAAGATGGATTCCCGTTTTCACGGGAATGACGGACAGATTGGCCTTCTCTTAGTAGCGCGGGGGCTCGTCCCCCGCTCCTGGGTGGGCCTGTGCTCTGTTCGAGGGAAGCATTCTGGAGATAGTCAGTGGGCCGTTGGTCACGTGGTGAAGAGAAGATGGATTCCCGTTTTCACGGGAATGACGGAAGGAAGGCATTTCCTTCGTATTGACGGAGTTGGGCACGCGAAAATGACGAAAATCAATGTTTTCGCTTAGAGATAAGGATTGCAGGGCATGAAAAAGCTACGTATCGCCGTGATTGGCGCGGGGTCGGGGCCGGGTGCGCGGGCGCGGGGGTGGATCGAGACCGTGGCGAAACTCACCGATCACTTTGACCTGTGCGCCATTTGTGACATCAACCCGGCGGTCGCGGAGGAAATCTCGGCAAAGCATGGCGTGAAGCAGTCCTTCACCAACGTCGCCGCTACGCTGGATGAGGCCAAGCCCGATCTGGCGCTCATTTTGGTGCCCACCGACGGTCAGTCGGCGGTCGCCGTGGAAGCCGCCAAGCGCGGCATCAACATCATTACCGAAATTCCTTACGGCATCACCCTGGAAGTCGGCGACGCCATTCGCGACGTGTGCCAGGAGCACGGCGTGGTCTGGGAGATTGCCGAGCAGGTCTGGCTCTGGCCGCAGGAGCAGCTCAAGGCCAAGATCGTCGAGTCCGGCTACATCGGCCAGGTCTCCATGTCACGTCTCTGGTACGCCAGCGGCAGTTACCACGGCTTCAATGCCGTGCGCATGATCCTGCGCGATTCTGCGCGGCGCGTACTGGCCTACGTTACAGAATCGGAGACCGATCAGTACCTCACCTACGGCGGCGAGCAGGCGACGACGGTGGTCTGGGAGGCCATGTGGATCGAGTATATGCGCGGCACGATGTGCCTCTACGAGCGCGCGCCGCGGCCGTTTTCCAAGCACTCCCGGCCCAATCTCTGGGAAGTTGAAGGCTCTAGCGGCCACATTTCTGGCCGCGACGTGGTGCTGCTCGCCGGCGAACCCGATCAGCCGCAGACCATTCGCGAGCAGTATCTACGTGCTGGCGGCGAGCAAGTGCTGGACTATGTGCATCTGGACGGCACCCCCGACCTGCGCTGGGAGAATCCTTACAAGGCCTACCGCGTCGGCGATTTGGACGACGTGGCAAAGTCGGAAATTCTTACGAGCACACACCGATCGATTACGGAAGGCACGCCGGTGCAATACGGTCCGGAGGGTGCCCGCGCCGACCTGGAACTCTCCTTTGTGATGGCGGAAAGCCAGCGCCTGGGCAATACCTGGGTGGACGTGCCACTGCCGGGACCCACGGAACTCTCGAAACGCATCGAGCGCATATTTGTGGAGACGTACGGCCACGATCCCATCGCCGGCAGCCGAGAACTGCTGGATGTGCCGATCAGCCGCTTAGGGGTCTGGTGGCCGGCGGCGCAGTGGCTTTAGGGGTACAATACCCAAGCAAGCTTCCTCTGCTGTCTCTTGAAATCCCTTCGTGGCCTCAATTATCCAATAAGGATTGGCAACCTTTGAAAGGCTGGGCACAACCCGTTTGCCATGCCCTACCATGCCACATCTAAGCTGTGCTATAATGGGAAAAGGCGCACGTTGCACTGCCCATGGAGGGTAGCCCATGAATTCAAGATCCGAAGACTTCGTATCTCTCAAGACTCTTGCGAACGAACTAAATATGGAACGCTCCAACTTGCTCAAATACGTCAAGAGTAAGACATCCATCAATCTCCGAAAGCGTCGGACCGCTGATTCAAGAAATCAGCCTGCCATTGTATTCACACCAGAAGAAGCAGAGTTGATTCGTAAGCAAAGGGAGCGCGAAGGCTATGGATCGACTGCGACAATCCCTACCTCTGACAATGGCGAATTCTACATAATTCAACTTGTGCCAGAACTTGATCCGAATCGCCTTAAGCTTGGATTTGCCGAAAACCTAGCCAACCGGTTGTCACAGCATCGAACCGCTGCTCCTACTGCTACTATTCTAACGTCGTGGCCCTGCAAGCGGTCATGGGAAACGACGGTTATGGATGCACTTACAATTAAGCACTGTCGCTTGATTTCGAACGAGGTCTTTGAATGCAATTCTCACGAGGAACTCTTGAAGTCTGCGGAATCACTGTTTGAGCTTCTGCCTGACCCGAGTGACAGTCCCCGCTTATCCAAACACTCACCACACGGCTAGTTGGCAAAGTGAAGTACTGCTAGCTATTACGTGGTTCAGCAGCTTTCAATTGAATTCCCCCTTTGATCCAGTCATCGAGTAACTGTGAAACCGCCTGAATACCTTTGTTGCGCCTAAGATGGATCGGGCGGGGCGTCTGTCCTCACTCTCTGTGCGGAGACGTGCCCATCCTTTCATTCACGCAAAGGGCCAGTGCTAGCACCTAGTCTAAGCACCACTTGAAGCGGAGGCTGTCGCCGCCGCGAAGGTGTACTCTACAAACTCGTTCTGGCAGGGATACCCCCGTGCGATGAGCATACGGCGCTCGGCGGGGATCATCACGTAGCCGATGACGCTATGCATGACCGGCCCATGCTGGCACATGGACGTCGGATCGGCGTGCGCGCGTGCGATCGCAATCACCTGATCCAGGGTGTGCGGCTGCTCGGCGGTGAGTTTCTCCAAGAGGTCGTAGCGGCCGCGGCTGTTGGCCATGAAAGACTCATTGTCCGTGCGGAGCATGGGTATTACGTTGTCGACCAAGCAGTGGTTGGAGGCCCAGATGGCGTGGTCGTCGAGGCGGCGCACGCCCATGGCCGTGGGAGTACGTTCTACCACCGCGCCGTTGCCCCCGGGATCGGTGAAGACCATGTTGTGGCCGTGGCACATGATAGGCGTGCGTTCGACCAAAGCAAGAGCGCCGTCCACGTCATCGGGATACTGCAGAAAGTAACGCAAAACGACGTTTGCGGGCAGCCCGCGGTCCCAGTCACTATCGGTATTCTGCAGACTACCGCCGCCGTACGTAAGTCCTGACTCATTGATGCCGGCGTTCATCCACACGGTGCCGGCCCAGGTAACGCCAATGAAGTCATTGCCGGATTCAGGATGGCCTTCCAAGTAGACGTGAAACTTCAGGGCTTCAAGGCTCACGTCATTGGACTTATAGTGTACGACGCCGTGTTCGGGCGTAACCAGCACAAAGTTTGTGCACGCTTGCTGCATGCGGCTTAATTCCTGGCATGAGTTGTAAGCAAGTAAGTCTGTAAAGGATACGTTCGCGCCGTCGGCAATGCCGTGAAGTTCCTCAAGCGCTTCCGGGAAAACCTTCTCCATGTTGCGCTCAACCTGCGCGAGCACCCGTGTTGAGTGATCGGCGTCAAACCTCCCCTCAGGGACCACCATCTCAATGGCGGCCGCCACCAGATCCGCAAAGGACTCGCCGTGCTGGCGACCCATCTCGTACGGTGTACCGCTCAGAACTACCTTACGCATTGCTTTGCCCTCCTCGGCTGCAAAGTGCCCGTGCCTTGTCTACGTTAACGTTCGCCGCTTCCACCAAGAGGCGGGGGACAAGCCCCCGCGCTACGCATTCAATCCCGTTGCTTGCGCAAGTTCATCCCATGTCCAACATGGTACTGGTGTGCACTCGGAGTAACTTGAAATAGCCTGTGCTGGACATGATCCAGTATCAACTACTCTTTCACCAAGCATCGTATGTGTCAATAGTCTCTTTCTTCTCCAGTAGACTTTTGCATGGTATCTGCCGGAGGCGCAAGGACTACCCCTTCTCACCAAGAACCCATTGCGTGACAGCTTCCAACAGCAAGATTCGGGCCGGTCTAGCACCAATTTCCCCTCACCCCGGCCCTCTCCCCAGGGAGAAGGAGTAATCCGCGCCTGCCGCCTAGGTTGGGCGAGGATCTCCCCAGGGAGAGGGAGCATTCCCGCCAGCAGGCTCGGATTGTGCCTAGGTCACCCAAGGAGGCTTGCGGCTACGCGGCGGCAAGATACGGTGCCAGCACGTCGCCGAGCAGCTCTTCCAGATAGGGCGTCACATTCCAGAACTGCTTCAATTGCATATATTCTTGAATGGCGGCGCTATCGCCAGGCGCCTGCGTCTTCACAGCGCGGATCAGCAGGTTTCTCGACGTGTGCTCCGGAGAAACGAATTCCACAACGTCCGTGCGGTAGCCCATTATCCGCAGCACAAGCGCGCGGAAAGCATCGGTAAGAATGTCCGCGGTGCGTTGTTTGAGGATGCCGTGCCGCAAGACAGGTTGAAAGAGCGGATGCTGGACCCGGTCGTGCAGTTCGTGCTGGCAGCAAGGCGCCGCCAAAATCACGCTGCCCTGCCAGCGAATGCCTTGCGCAATGGCCTCGTCAGTGGCGGTGTCGCAGGCATGGAGACTCAGAATGACGTCCGGCGGCGTTGCCGGTTCAAAGTCCGCAATCGCGGCTTCGTGAAAAGACAGTCCGTCCCACTGCAGCGACTCCTGAAGCCGTCGACACTTGCCAATGATTTCCGCATCAGAATCTACTCCAACAACCTGCGCAGGGCGTTCTTGGATGTGGGCAGAGTAGTGGTACGCGGCAAAAGTGAGGTAGGCGCTGCCGCAACCACAGTCGATGATGGTGAGGGGCCGTCCGGACTCGTCCGCCGCCGGCAGAACATGACTGAAGAGTTCCAGGAATGCATTGACTTGCCGAAACTTGCCGCGCATCGCGGGACGAACGTTGCCCGCGCGGTCGGTTACGCCGGTTGTCCATAAGAACGTATCCGGCTTCCCTACAGGCAACGGATGCTGCTTTGTGCGGTTATGGGCCAGATCGGGCTGGGTCTGTTGGCGTGATGGCTTGCCTTGTGAGATAAGCGCCTTGCCTTTCTTGGTGAGACGCACGTGGAGATCGCCGGTCGTGGCTTGCACGTGAAATTGACTGAAAGGCGCAGCGAGGACCTCAGTTAGCTCGGCATCGCTGGCGGCGCTGGCGCAGTTCTTGGTCAACGCCTTCCTGCCGTCGAAGTAGGTGAACTGCAAACAGCGTTCGCCTTTGACGGCGACCGGACGCACCGTTACCTTTTGCCACGGCGGCACGCCGCCGCGCGCCTTGCCGCTTGCGGTCAATTGCAGGAAGGTGTCTTCCCGGTTCAC contains:
- a CDS encoding SAM-dependent methyltransferase: MERTHSSNSSTVSAEPQTEDFRAKIRGAVNREDTFLQLTASGKARGGVPPWQKVTVRPVAVKGERCLQFTYFDGRKALTKNCASAASDAELTEVLAAPFSQFHVQATTGDLHVRLTKKGKALISQGKPSRQQTQPDLAHNRTKQHPLPVGKPDTFLWTTGVTDRAGNVRPAMRGKFRQVNAFLELFSHVLPAADESGRPLTIIDCGCGSAYLTFAAYHYSAHIQERPAQVVGVDSDAEIIGKCRRLQESLQWDGLSFHEAAIADFEPATPPDVILSLHACDTATDEAIAQGIRWQGSVILAAPCCQHELHDRVQHPLFQPVLRHGILKQRTADILTDAFRALVLRIMGYRTDVVEFVSPEHTSRNLLIRAVKTQAPGDSAAIQEYMQLKQFWNVTPYLEELLGDVLAPYLAAA
- a CDS encoding C45 family autoproteolytic acyltransferase/hydrolase, with amino-acid sequence MRKVVLSGTPYEMGRQHGESFADLVAAAIEMVVPEGRFDADHSTRVLAQVERNMEKVFPEALEELHGIADGANVSFTDLLAYNSCQELSRMQQACTNFVLVTPEHGVVHYKSNDVSLEALKFHVYLEGHPESGNDFIGVTWAGTVWMNAGINESGLTYGGGSLQNTDSDWDRGLPANVVLRYFLQYPDDVDGALALVERTPIMCHGHNMVFTDPGGNGAVVERTPTAMGVRRLDDHAIWASNHCLVDNVIPMLRTDNESFMANSRGRYDLLEKLTAEQPHTLDQVIAIARAHADPTSMCQHGPVMHSVIGYVMIPAERRMLIARGYPCQNEFVEYTFAAATASASSGA
- a CDS encoding HAD family hydrolase, with the protein product MKDLPKALLLDLDDTIIDSYSDPDLAWLQLCREFAASLGDVTAEELQPAVLQARDWYWSDMERARLGRLHMLQARRDILLRALDAFNVPDSPLITRMVERYNQIRDEAMRPFPGAFTTLLRLHMTDISLGLLTNGNTEMQRAKIERFFLAGYFDHIQIEGELGIGKPDERAFRHALGALGAEPADAWMVGDNLEFDIRGAQQVGIYAVWVDTQGRGLPDGTTVRPDMTIGSVSDLV
- a CDS encoding creatininase family protein; amino-acid sequence: MKQREVRWELMFRDELEAAVAAFPVVYMPYGLCEPHGPQNVVGCDALRPEGHMRQAAEQYGGIVMPTTYWHNHEAGTSANWGDRTIGNNRTWLTSIPPWMFFKNMSYHIRAVDAHGFHGAIIFSGHAGPHSPDIPVFLEIMQRHVATRLHCHMPIGMGTEESRFEDDAGMGGHAGRGETSLLWAVTPGGVDLTRIPPAGTPGPHFAMGDDATASDRRAGERMSADIVASLGAAANELVAEYDRVQPTRKTLTFADIEDIWEDDVRPALKDFNSMQQSPEPVPEDSFWHANQHIPDRG
- a CDS encoding Gfo/Idh/MocA family oxidoreductase, which gives rise to MKKLRIAVIGAGSGPGARARGWIETVAKLTDHFDLCAICDINPAVAEEISAKHGVKQSFTNVAATLDEAKPDLALILVPTDGQSAVAVEAAKRGINIITEIPYGITLEVGDAIRDVCQEHGVVWEIAEQVWLWPQEQLKAKIVESGYIGQVSMSRLWYASGSYHGFNAVRMILRDSARRVLAYVTESETDQYLTYGGEQATTVVWEAMWIEYMRGTMCLYERAPRPFSKHSRPNLWEVEGSSGHISGRDVVLLAGEPDQPQTIREQYLRAGGEQVLDYVHLDGTPDLRWENPYKAYRVGDLDDVAKSEILTSTHRSITEGTPVQYGPEGARADLELSFVMAESQRLGNTWVDVPLPGPTELSKRIERIFVETYGHDPIAGSRELLDVPISRLGVWWPAAQWL
- a CDS encoding DUF433 domain-containing protein translates to MNPEADMESKDWRTLPAYSVSEAAKLAGTTAPTVRRWIWGNEIAPVFGRQSASAGQPATISFLMLAEILVAVRFRRRNIKLETVRQAHTFACDFLKVLHPFAFSEFDTLGGHIMHEFSLQTGEPALYRALDTEGMQAALPMPVLERFLQLDFIEERGLAARWFPLGRDVPVVVDPRFAAGRPSIAGSGIRAETILTRFFEGHESISAIADDFELDDKVIELIIQHEKALAA